The following are encoded together in the Poseidonibacter lekithochrous genome:
- a CDS encoding response regulator: MENDLECSFKKEFLQGTTILYVESDKKTRTEAFEIFDGFLSKVIVAVDGMDAFEKFVEFQNEIDVILTDIDLDRMNGLDLLKKIRKVNWEIPVLISTAFENSELLLKLIKLNVTNYIAKPMQLNTTFKIISLLMEEKQRKYDVKKHEYELKQFMSILDSINLVCEIALDGYITYANDLYLITSEYNLDELCHMKHKMISEEDSGFKDFDEMQKSTSTGKVWSGERKKITKSGKVYYTFSIILPIVNIKGKIEKYIEFATLTTKYKSEILKLKKHIISMKTNTFKNDQLSKHIKSEYDELAHKYQEKEECHLKLICEYQKRIDDGVDCAQQTLWELEKSKKRVLELEEKLIEQEKRLDNFQSFHSEEIDKITRKYTQI; the protein is encoded by the coding sequence ATGGAAAATGACTTAGAGTGTAGTTTTAAAAAAGAGTTTCTACAAGGTACAACTATTTTGTATGTAGAGAGTGATAAAAAAACAAGAACAGAAGCATTTGAAATATTTGATGGTTTTTTATCTAAAGTCATAGTGGCAGTAGATGGAATGGATGCCTTTGAAAAGTTTGTGGAATTTCAAAATGAGATAGATGTAATTTTAACAGATATTGATCTTGATAGAATGAATGGATTAGACCTTCTAAAAAAAATTAGAAAAGTAAATTGGGAAATTCCTGTTTTAATATCTACAGCTTTTGAAAATTCAGAATTATTGTTAAAGTTAATTAAATTGAATGTGACAAATTATATTGCTAAGCCTATGCAACTTAATACAACATTTAAAATTATTTCTTTATTAATGGAAGAGAAACAACGTAAATATGATGTTAAAAAACACGAGTATGAACTAAAACAGTTTATGTCTATATTAGATTCAATAAATCTAGTATGTGAGATTGCTTTAGATGGTTATATTACTTATGCCAATGATTTATATTTGATTACTTCTGAATATAATTTAGATGAACTTTGTCATATGAAACATAAAATGATAAGTGAAGAAGATTCTGGATTTAAAGATTTTGATGAAATGCAAAAAAGCACTTCAACTGGAAAAGTATGGAGTGGTGAACGTAAAAAGATTACAAAAAGTGGAAAAGTCTATTATACTTTTTCAATTATATTACCAATTGTTAATATAAAAGGTAAGATTGAAAAATATATAGAGTTTGCTACTTTAACAACAAAATATAAAAGTGAAATTTTGAAATTAAAAAAACATATAATTTCTATGAAAACAAACACTTTTAAAAATGATCAATTGAGTAAACATATAAAATCAGAATATGATGAGTTAGCTCATAAGTATCAAGAAAAAGAAGAATGTCATCTTAAACTTATTTGTGAATATCAAAAAAGAATAGATGATGGAGTAGATTGTGCTCAACAAACTCTTTGGGAATTAGAAAAAAGTAAAAAAAGAGTCCTTGAGTTAGAAGAAAAATTAATAGAACAAGAAAAAAGATTAGATAATTTTCAATCTTTTCATAGTGAAGAGATTGATAAGATAACAAGAAAATATACCCAGATTTAA
- a CDS encoding manganese efflux pump MntP family protein, with protein sequence MDSVAVSIASGSKYKNINFFDVIKIALFFGIFQGLMPLLGFFMGNLFASFVDSIDHYIAFIILVYLGYRMIQEAREDNFEDEVKDLKNKTLLILAIATSIDALAVGITFSFNETDILYAVSLITAITFVLCVIAVYIGKFLGGFLEDKAEYLGGIILIILGFKILLEGVSVI encoded by the coding sequence ATGGACTCAGTTGCAGTATCAATAGCAAGTGGAAGTAAATATAAAAATATTAATTTTTTTGATGTAATAAAAATTGCATTATTCTTTGGAATATTCCAAGGGCTAATGCCTTTACTTGGTTTTTTTATGGGAAATCTATTTGCTTCTTTTGTAGATAGTATTGACCATTATATTGCATTTATAATTCTTGTATATCTTGGATACAGAATGATACAAGAAGCAAGAGAAGATAATTTTGAAGATGAAGTAAAGGATTTAAAAAATAAAACTTTACTAATTTTAGCAATTGCTACAAGCATAGATGCTTTAGCTGTTGGTATTACATTTTCATTTAATGAAACAGATATATTATATGCAGTTTCTCTAATCACTGCTATTACTTTTGTTTTATGTGTAATAGCTGTTTATATTGGGAAGTTTTTAGGTGGTTTCCTAGAAGATAAAGCAGAATATCTCGGTGGAATAATATTAATAATCTTAGGGTTTAAAATATTATTAGAAGGAGTATCAGTTATATAA
- a CDS encoding arsenic transporter, producing the protein MILASAIFIITLIFVIWQPKDLQIGTTAVIGAIVALVLGVVSFSDVLIVTDIVWDATLSFIGIIILSMVLDEIGFFEWCALKMAKFSNGSGMKMFIYSILLGAFVSALFANDGAALILTPILLAKMRILKLNMKSIIAFLLAGGFISDSASLPLVFSNLTNIVTANYFDIGFSEYISNMLIPYIISVLASIAFLWLLLRKDIPKQVDISLLKEPESAIKNKTLFKLSWVFLAVLLAGYFVGDAYDLPVAVFALGGGVIFLVIATAFKTVEPKHIIKEAPWQVVWFSIGLYIVVYGLKNAGLTDYLTVVLQDLSGRGDTLAIVGTGFLSAFLSAIMNNMPTVMIMDIALDNMGENVNQALAYANIIGCNLGPKMTPFGSLATLLWLHVLSKKGVNISFAQYSKFGLIITPPVLLIVLLSLAMVV; encoded by the coding sequence ATGATATTAGCAAGTGCAATTTTTATTATTACACTTATTTTTGTAATCTGGCAACCAAAAGATTTACAAATAGGAACAACAGCTGTTATTGGGGCAATTGTTGCTTTAGTTTTAGGAGTTGTTAGTTTTTCAGATGTATTAATAGTTACAGATATAGTTTGGGATGCAACTTTATCGTTTATTGGAATTATCATTTTATCTATGGTTTTAGATGAAATTGGATTCTTTGAATGGTGTGCACTTAAAATGGCAAAGTTTTCAAATGGTTCGGGAATGAAGATGTTTATTTATTCTATTTTATTAGGAGCCTTTGTCTCTGCTTTATTTGCAAATGATGGAGCAGCACTTATTTTAACTCCAATTTTACTTGCAAAAATGAGAATTTTAAAACTAAATATGAAATCAATCATTGCTTTTTTACTAGCAGGTGGGTTTATTTCTGATAGTGCTTCATTACCTTTAGTATTCTCAAACCTTACAAATATTGTAACAGCTAATTATTTTGATATTGGATTCTCTGAGTATATATCAAATATGTTAATTCCTTATATTATAAGTGTACTAGCTTCTATTGCTTTTTTATGGTTGCTTTTAAGAAAAGATATTCCAAAACAAGTTGATATCTCATTATTAAAAGAGCCAGAATCTGCTATTAAAAATAAAACACTATTCAAACTATCTTGGGTATTTTTAGCAGTACTTTTAGCTGGATACTTTGTAGGAGATGCTTATGATTTACCAGTTGCAGTGTTTGCACTTGGAGGAGGAGTTATCTTCTTAGTAATTGCAACAGCATTTAAAACAGTAGAACCAAAACACATTATCAAAGAAGCTCCTTGGCAAGTAGTATGGTTTAGTATTGGATTATATATAGTTGTTTATGGACTTAAAAATGCGGGACTTACGGATTATTTAACAGTAGTGTTACAAGATTTATCTGGGAGAGGTGATACTCTTGCAATTGTTGGAACTGGTTTCTTATCAGCCTTTTTATCTGCTATTATGAATAATATGCCAACTGTTATGATTATGGATATAGCTTTAGACAATATGGGTGAAAATGTAAATCAAGCACTTGCTTATGCAAATATCATTGGATGTAACTTAGGGCCTAAGATGACACCATTTGGTTCATTAGCTACTTTACTTTGGTTACATGTTTTATCTAAAAAAGGTGTGAATATTTCATTTGCTCAATATAGTAAATTTGGTCTTATTATTACTCCACCAGTACTTTTAATAGTATTACTATCTCTTGCAATGGTAGTTTAG
- a CDS encoding gamma-glutamylcyclotransferase family protein: protein MTETLFVYGTLMPNCPNGHVLEEIVGKFVPATVRGKLVDAGWSAGMGYPGIRLDDQRDTIHGYLFYSSNLINHWDYLDEFEGAEFQRTPVTVERHDEFEVDTYIYTLKKAVIEMEEE from the coding sequence ATGACTGAAACACTTTTTGTATATGGTACATTGATGCCAAATTGTCCAAATGGACATGTGTTAGAAGAGATTGTAGGTAAGTTTGTTCCTGCAACTGTTAGAGGAAAACTTGTAGATGCTGGATGGTCAGCAGGTATGGGTTATCCAGGAATTAGACTAGATGATCAAAGAGATACAATTCATGGATATTTATTCTACTCTTCAAATCTAATTAATCATTGGGATTATTTAGATGAGTTTGAAGGTGCAGAGTTTCAAAGAACACCTGTGACAGTTGAGCGACATGATGAATTTGAAGTGGATACATATATTTATACTTTGAAAAAAGCAGTAATAGAAATGGAAGAAGAGTAA